Within the Candidatus Effluviviaceae Genus I sp. genome, the region CCTGCTGGTGTTCAGCCGCCGGGCGCGACCTTCGCCCCTGCGGCACCTTCCCAAGGGCGGACTCCTCATCCGCCTCGGCGCGCCGCACCGCTCGCGCGGCTCGGCTTGCCAGCCTGCCAGGCAGCACCCTCAAGCAACGGAGGGACCCGCGCTTGCCAGGTCCCTCCGAGAGCTGCCGACACCGCCCTGCATCGACATGGCTACGCCTACGACCGCGAATCTAGCCAGGGCGGCCACTTCTGTCAAGCCGTTTCTGACCGGCCGCTCGGTCTCGTTGTCTCACGCGCTCTCGACGATGACGGCCGTCCCGTAGGCCAGAAGCTCCGCCGCGCCCTGCATCATGCTCGTCGTCGTGAACCGCACGCCCACGACGGCGTTGCCTCCTGCCGCCTCAGCGTCGGCGACGAGCCGATCGAGCGCCTGCTCCCGGGCCTCGGCCATCATCTTCGTGTACTCCCCGATCTCGCCGCCGACCAGACCCCGCAGAACGGCCATCAGGTCGCGCCCCACGTGCCGCGATCGTATCGTGTTGCCCTTGACGAGACCCAGGGTCCTCACGACTCGCCTTCCGGGGATCTCATCCGTCGTCGTCAGGATCACCTCTCGACCCTCCCGTACCGCTCCGTCCTGCTGACGTGACAGCGCTCACGGATGGCGCTGACGAGAAGCGTGAGCACGCCGACGATGGGGAGCGCCACGAGGAGCTTCGTGAGCGCCTCCATCATCGGGTTCGTCAGGAATGCGAAGACCCCGTACCCGATCCACACGCCGGCTCCCACGATCAGGAGCCACCACCCCAGGCCTCGCTCGATGCGCGCGTAGACGCTCGGCCAGTAGTTCGCCATGGCATCCT harbors:
- a CDS encoding YbjQ family protein gives rise to the protein MILTTTDEIPGRRVVRTLGLVKGNTIRSRHVGRDLMAVLRGLVGGEIGEYTKMMAEAREQALDRLVADAEAAGGNAVVGVRFTTTSMMQGAAELLAYGTAVIVESA
- a CDS encoding zf-HC2 domain-containing protein; this encodes MSCERFRDLMMARLDGEITPSDQRDLDSHLAACQSCRREFSELGKVTDLVQDLRLPKPSEDAMANYWPSVYARIERGLGWWLLIVGAGVWIGYGVFAFLTNPMMEALTKLLVALPIVGVLTLLVSAIRERCHVSRTERYGRVER